The following are from one region of the Rhizobium etli 8C-3 genome:
- a CDS encoding 4Fe-4S binding protein — translation MAFRIIASQCTQCGACEFECPSGAIRFKGEIYVIDPEKCTECKGTFETQQCAEVCPVPKTCVPAAPAI, via the coding sequence ATGGCCTTCAGGATCATAGCGTCCCAATGCACCCAGTGCGGTGCCTGCGAGTTCGAATGCCCCTCCGGTGCGATCAGGTTCAAAGGTGAGATCTACGTTATCGACCCGGAAAAATGCACCGAATGCAAGGGTACCTTCGAAACGCAGCAATGCGCGGAGGTTTGCCCCGTGCCGAAGACCTGCGTCCCCGCCGCACCTGCGATTTGA
- a CDS encoding nitrogen fixation protein NifZ, with the protein MGLGREQEVEIHRPPRFTPGERVRARLHVKNDGTYAGKKIGENLVRKGDEGYVRDIGTFLQQFYIYAVEWVERGTIVGMRARELTSLDNAAACGAAEIAGPPTEE; encoded by the coding sequence ATGGGCCTTGGACGTGAACAGGAGGTCGAAATCCACAGGCCTCCACGATTTACACCCGGCGAGCGGGTGCGGGCCAGACTTCACGTAAAGAATGACGGCACCTATGCTGGCAAAAAAATTGGGGAAAATTTGGTGCGGAAGGGCGACGAAGGCTATGTGCGCGACATCGGCACCTTTCTCCAGCAGTTTTACATCTATGCCGTCGAATGGGTCGAACGTGGCACTATCGTCGGCATGCGTGCCCGTGAACTGACGAGTCTAGACAACGCCGCTGCTTGCGGCGCTGCTGAAATCGCGGGGCCCCCAACGGAGGAATAG
- the nifT gene encoding putative nitrogen fixation protein NifT, producing the protein MKIMIRRTSAGLSAYVPKKDLEEPIVDVEADDMWGGTITLRNGWRLVLPKLSRDTPLPITVHARKIPDED; encoded by the coding sequence ATGAAGATAATGATTCGGAGAACGAGCGCCGGCTTGTCGGCTTACGTACCAAAGAAAGATCTCGAAGAGCCGATCGTAGATGTCGAGGCTGATGACATGTGGGGCGGCACGATCACTCTCAGGAACGGCTGGAGACTCGTCTTGCCCAAGCTATCGCGGGATACGCCTCTGCCGATCACCGTCCACGCAAGGAAGATTCCTGACGAGGACTGA
- a CDS encoding SIR2 family NAD-dependent protein deacylase, with amino-acid sequence MNKILTSDRLLIIRNGDAEKRLRLLQEALAADRIVPYLGPDLLRLQSTEPPVPDTPEAVSAALNERTPAPSRIRSNMWSVAQFIEQRRHRRTLQAWMAEIFGAPVAPTALHDWLATLPLSLIVDGWYDGTMRAAFAKTGRTDVVEIQGVTRANGGGDIWTKTYDLSGRDVECVAAPKTVLYAPYGSVIPASNFLVSDSDYVEVLTEIDIQTPIPGMVKERRIDRGFLFIGCRFNDQMLRIYARQIIKRSHGPHFAVLDAEGLTKNERRFLAASGITVVDLPIGEAAALLVPFGSKADGDHGRTAPASNLCSG; translated from the coding sequence ATGAATAAAATTTTGACCTCGGACCGTCTCCTGATCATTCGCAACGGTGACGCCGAAAAAAGACTTAGGCTGCTTCAGGAAGCGCTCGCTGCGGATCGGATCGTTCCCTATCTCGGTCCGGATCTCCTTCGGCTGCAATCCACGGAACCACCTGTACCGGACACCCCGGAAGCCGTCTCCGCGGCACTCAACGAACGCACACCTGCCCCTTCCAGGATACGCAGCAATATGTGGTCAGTCGCGCAGTTTATTGAACAGCGACGGCATCGCCGGACGCTTCAGGCCTGGATGGCAGAAATATTTGGAGCACCCGTGGCGCCGACCGCCCTCCACGACTGGCTCGCAACGCTGCCGCTCTCCCTTATCGTCGACGGTTGGTACGACGGGACAATGCGTGCGGCTTTCGCGAAGACCGGTCGAACGGATGTCGTCGAGATTCAGGGCGTCACGCGTGCAAACGGCGGCGGCGACATTTGGACAAAAACTTACGATCTGTCCGGGAGAGACGTCGAATGCGTCGCAGCGCCAAAGACGGTCCTCTATGCGCCGTACGGCAGTGTTATACCAGCTTCGAACTTTCTGGTGTCCGATTCCGATTACGTGGAAGTCCTAACCGAAATCGATATCCAGACGCCAATACCTGGAATGGTGAAAGAACGGCGTATAGATCGCGGTTTTCTTTTCATTGGCTGCCGCTTCAACGATCAGATGCTCCGGATCTACGCTCGACAGATCATCAAGCGCTCTCACGGCCCCCACTTTGCAGTACTTGATGCGGAAGGCCTTACCAAAAACGAGCGCCGTTTCCTTGCAGCAAGCGGAATCACGGTGGTCGACCTGCCGATCGGCGAAGCCGCGGCTCTGCTTGTACCATTTGGTAGCAAGGCGGATGGTGACCATGGCCGCACGGCTCCCGCTTCGAATCTCTGTAGCGGCTAG
- a CDS encoding IS481 family transposase, with protein sequence MDIHMNARLTPLSRAVIAHRVLMEGQRPMAVAAAFGVCVKTVYKWVRRYRREGEAGLNDRSSRPHRLYHPTSQATAARIETLRRLRMTGQHIAKETGVSPATVSRILKRLGLNKLKALAPAEPVRRYERDQPGELIHIDIKKLGKFNRTGHRITGDRTGQSNSRGIGWEYVHLAIDDHSRLAYLEILPDETRRSCLRFLFNALRFFKAHGVKVQRVMTDNGTSFRSHRYAKALRRLSIKHIRTKPYTPKTNGKAERLVQTALREWAYAKAYETSQQRAADLPLWLHRYNWHRPHGSLQSKPPVSSLGLIKDNLLRLHI encoded by the coding sequence ATGGACATCCATATGAATGCCCGCCTCACGCCGCTCAGTCGAGCGGTAATTGCGCACCGCGTGCTGATGGAAGGACAGCGACCGATGGCCGTCGCTGCGGCTTTCGGCGTCTGCGTGAAGACTGTCTATAAGTGGGTAAGGCGCTATCGACGGGAGGGCGAGGCCGGTCTCAATGATCGCAGTTCCCGACCGCACCGCCTGTATCATCCGACCTCGCAGGCCACCGCCGCCCGGATCGAGACGTTACGCCGCCTGCGCATGACCGGCCAACACATCGCCAAGGAGACGGGTGTCTCGCCAGCCACAGTCAGCCGCATCCTCAAGCGCCTTGGCCTGAACAAGCTCAAGGCCTTGGCCCCGGCTGAGCCGGTGCGGCGCTACGAACGCGACCAGCCCGGCGAACTCATCCATATCGACATCAAGAAACTCGGCAAATTCAACCGAACCGGCCACCGCATCACCGGCGATCGCACGGGGCAGAGCAACAGCCGCGGCATCGGTTGGGAATACGTCCATCTGGCCATCGACGACCACTCACGCCTGGCCTATTTGGAAATATTACCCGACGAGACGCGACGCTCCTGTCTGCGCTTTCTCTTCAATGCTTTGCGCTTCTTCAAAGCCCATGGCGTCAAGGTCCAGCGCGTCATGACCGACAACGGCACAAGCTTCCGTTCCCATCGATACGCCAAGGCGCTGCGGCGGCTCAGCATCAAACACATCCGCACCAAACCCTATACGCCGAAGACAAATGGTAAGGCCGAACGCCTCGTCCAGACCGCACTGCGCGAATGGGCATATGCCAAGGCCTACGAAACCTCGCAGCAGCGCGCCGCCGACCTGCCGCTCTGGCTCCACCGTTACAATTGGCATCGCCCGCACGGCAGCCTACAATCCAAACCGCCCGTCAGTAGCCTCGGCCTGATCAAGGACAACCTGTTGAGGCTCCACATCTAG
- the hisC gene encoding histidinol-phosphate transaminase, whose amino-acid sequence MADAKLQAVLSALSPMARQLNALPSNQPGRDANCVKLNTNENPFPLPMMVMQSALAALERHYLYPEDDNLSLRDAAASAYGLSQDQVVAGNGSSELLGLIYRAFLDPGDSVAMISPGFSFNRKLAKLQGARFLEIEWGESYSLPIEQLLLGPAKDAKFILLANPNNPTGTFVPVAEIDRLVAQSDQLIVVDEAYVDFAPDDALRLVDRHPNLLVLRTLSKGFAAAGIRVGFGFGHPELIGRLRNLQNVFNMNVIGHAVGISILSHRADYDENHRYIKHERHRTTTALSQLGFSVIPSHTNFLLARVPPGRDGKWWQASLDRQNILVAVFPDAGLENFIRVSIGTRTQMDGFLSAARDIISGSMKTQS is encoded by the coding sequence ATGGCTGATGCAAAGCTGCAAGCCGTGCTTTCGGCTCTTTCGCCGATGGCGAGACAGCTAAATGCGCTACCCTCCAATCAACCGGGGCGAGATGCGAACTGCGTTAAACTAAACACGAATGAGAATCCGTTTCCGTTGCCGATGATGGTGATGCAAAGTGCGCTGGCGGCCCTCGAACGGCATTATCTGTATCCCGAAGATGACAATCTGAGCTTGCGCGACGCAGCCGCCAGCGCGTATGGCCTCTCCCAGGATCAGGTGGTCGCCGGGAACGGCTCGTCGGAGCTGCTTGGGCTCATCTACAGAGCATTCCTCGACCCGGGAGATAGCGTTGCGATGATATCGCCAGGTTTTTCCTTTAACCGCAAACTGGCCAAGTTGCAGGGTGCCAGATTTCTCGAAATCGAATGGGGCGAGTCTTATTCTCTGCCAATCGAGCAGCTGCTTCTTGGTCCAGCAAAAGATGCAAAATTCATACTGCTGGCCAATCCGAACAATCCAACGGGAACCTTCGTTCCGGTGGCTGAAATCGACCGCCTCGTCGCGCAATCGGACCAGTTGATAGTGGTGGATGAAGCGTATGTCGACTTTGCACCCGATGATGCCCTGCGCCTTGTCGATCGTCATCCAAACCTTCTAGTATTGAGAACACTTTCGAAAGGCTTTGCAGCCGCGGGAATTCGCGTCGGTTTCGGCTTTGGTCATCCTGAACTTATTGGGAGGCTACGCAACCTGCAAAATGTCTTTAACATGAACGTGATCGGCCATGCGGTGGGCATTAGTATCCTTTCGCACCGCGCCGACTACGACGAGAACCACAGATATATTAAACATGAAAGACACAGAACGACCACTGCCTTGTCTCAATTGGGCTTTTCTGTCATTCCCTCCCACACAAACTTTTTGCTAGCTCGGGTGCCACCCGGACGAGATGGCAAATGGTGGCAAGCGTCTTTGGATAGGCAGAACATACTTGTAGCCGTCTTTCCCGATGCCGGTTTGGAAAATTTTATCCGCGTCAGCATCGGCACCAGAACCCAAATGGACGGGTTCCTTTCAGCCGCCAGGGACATCATTTCTGGAAGTATGAAGACGCAGAGCTAG
- a CDS encoding helix-turn-helix domain-containing protein has translation MKQWINELGLQQVDDPGIDKPVYRKPFDGRIALSAELENLISISLREARDKRKLPRSKLAPLLGITKQVYGRYENGVSRLTVSRLIHLCEVLDATPEEIIAPAAPYLWGETETKAVLLLATIVKLRTFDEEILQDIFSLLSRIDETGSDSGDRAMKVASTSATADDRE, from the coding sequence TTGAAGCAATGGATTAATGAACTCGGTTTGCAACAAGTCGATGATCCAGGCATAGACAAGCCGGTCTATCGAAAACCTTTTGACGGACGGATTGCACTTAGCGCCGAACTCGAAAACTTGATCAGCATCAGCCTTCGCGAAGCCCGCGATAAGCGAAAACTCCCGCGCTCGAAACTGGCGCCCTTGCTTGGCATCACTAAGCAGGTCTACGGCCGGTACGAAAATGGAGTATCCCGCTTGACCGTGAGCCGACTGATTCATCTGTGTGAGGTTTTGGATGCCACTCCGGAAGAAATTATCGCCCCGGCGGCACCTTATCTTTGGGGCGAAACGGAAACCAAAGCGGTTCTGCTGCTGGCTACTATCGTGAAGTTGCGGACTTTCGATGAAGAGATCTTGCAAGATATTTTCAGCTTACTAAGCCGCATAGACGAGACCGGTAGCGATAGCGGCGATCGTGCCATGAAAGTCGCGTCTACCAGCGCCACTGCAGACGATCGCGAATAG
- the tnpC gene encoding IS66 family transposase (programmed frameshift), which produces MDDAASEIARLRAALAASEARAASAEADLAQVRAVVTTSEAMIRHLKLEIAKIRREQYGQSSERRARLIEQMKLQLQELEADATEDEIAAERVATRITNVSAFERRRPARKPFPEHLPRERLVIDAPSTCTCCGSPRIVKMGEDITETLEIIPRQWKEIQTVREKFTCRDCDKISQPPAPFHATPRGWAGPNLLATILFEKFGQHQPLNRQAERYAREGVALSLSTLADQVGACTTALQPIHDLIRAHVLAAERLHGDDTTVPLLARGATKQARLWTYVRDDRPFAGGAPPAALFHFSPDREKTHPNTYLAGWHGTLQADAYGGYNHLYRADRRPALVISALCWSHARRKFFELADIAGNVRKGKPAHEISPVALEAVARIDALFDIERGINGMPAEDRLAARLQHARPLVEELHDWLMAQRGQMSKHNPVAKAINYMFEKEGRWEAFARFLDDGRLCLTNNAAERALRGVALGRTAWLFAGSQRGGERAAFMYSLIVSAKMNDIDPQAWLADVLARMPSLPVSRLPELLPWNWSAVSARQVAA; this is translated from the exons ATGGATGATGCTGCTTCGGAGATAGCCAGACTGCGCGCCGCGCTTGCGGCATCGGAAGCGCGTGCCGCCTCTGCCGAGGCCGACCTCGCACAGGTGCGCGCGGTCGTGACGACGTCTGAGGCGATGATCCGGCATCTCAAGCTCGAGATCGCCAAGATACGTCGCGAGCAGTACGGCCAGAGCTCGGAGCGCCGCGCCCGGCTGATCGAGCAAATGAAATTGCAGCTCCAAGAACTTGAAGCCGACGCCACCGAAGACGAGATCGCTGCGGAACGCGTGGCGACGAGAATCACAAATGTCTCCGCTTTCGAACGCCGCCGGCCGGCCCGCAAGCCGTTTCCCGAGCACCTGCCGCGCGAGCGCCTGGTCATCGATGCCCCGTCGACCTGCACCTGCTGCGGCTCGCCCCGCATCGTGAAGATGGGCGAAGACATCACCGAGACGCTGGAGATCATTCCGCGCCAGTGGAAGGA GATCCAGACGGTGCGCGAGAAGTTCACCTGCCGGGACTGCGACAAGATCAGCCAGCCACCGGCCCCCTTCCATGCGACACCACGCGGATGGGCGGGACCCAACCTGCTGGCGACAATCCTGTTCGAGAAGTTCGGCCAACATCAGCCATTGAACCGCCAGGCTGAGCGCTACGCCAGGGAAGGCGTCGCTCTCAGTCTCTCCACACTGGCCGATCAGGTCGGAGCCTGCACGACGGCCCTGCAGCCGATCCATGACCTGATCCGTGCCCATGTTCTGGCCGCCGAACGGCTGCATGGTGACGACACCACCGTGCCGCTTCTGGCCAGGGGAGCAACAAAGCAGGCGAGGCTCTGGACTTACGTCCGCGATGACCGCCCTTTCGCGGGCGGCGCGCCTCCCGCCGCACTCTTCCACTTCTCTCCCGATCGCGAGAAGACCCACCCCAACACGTATCTCGCCGGATGGCACGGCACCCTGCAAGCCGATGCCTATGGCGGCTACAACCACCTCTATCGTGCCGACCGCCGCCCCGCGCTGGTGATCAGCGCACTTTGCTGGAGCCACGCGCGGCGCAAATTCTTCGAACTCGCTGACATCGCCGGCAACGTGCGCAAGGGCAAACCTGCCCACGAGATATCGCCTGTCGCGCTCGAGGCCGTTGCCCGCATCGACGCGCTCTTCGACATCGAGCGCGGCATAAACGGAATGCCTGCCGAGGATAGGCTCGCAGCGAGGCTGCAACATGCTCGCCCGCTCGTCGAAGAACTGCACGATTGGCTCATGGCCCAGCGCGGGCAAATGTCGAAGCACAACCCCGTCGCCAAGGCGATCAACTACATGTTCGAGAAGGAGGGTCGCTGGGAAGCCTTCGCCCGGTTCCTCGACGACGGCAGACTGTGTCTGACGAACAATGCCGCCGAACGAGCCCTGCGCGGCGTTGCTCTCGGAAGAACGGCATGGCTATTCGCCGGCTCCCAGCGTGGAGGCGAGCGTGCCGCTTTCATGTATTCCCTGATCGTCTCGGCAAAGATGAACGATATCGATCCGCAGGCCTGGCTGGCGGACGTGCTCGCCCGCATGCCCAGCCTTCCAGTATCAAGGCTGCCGGAACTATTGCCGTGGAACTGGTCCGCCGTAAGCGCCCGGCAGGTGGCGGCCTGA
- the tnpB gene encoding IS66 family insertion sequence element accessory protein TnpB (TnpB, as the term is used for proteins encoded by IS66 family insertion elements, is considered an accessory protein, since TnpC, encoded by a neighboring gene, is a DDE family transposase.), giving the protein MIAFSAGVKVWIAGGVTDMRCGMNSLALKVQQGLGRDPHGGEVFCFRGRKGDLIKVLWHDGVGMSLYLKRLEAGKFIWPVSQNGSAVPVSSAQLGYLLEGIDWRNPRWTQRPSKAGWPPAFLCFCWAFGMRHGSFRPWMMLLRR; this is encoded by the coding sequence ATGATCGCGTTTTCCGCGGGGGTAAAGGTGTGGATCGCGGGCGGGGTGACGGACATGCGTTGCGGCATGAACAGCCTGGCGCTGAAGGTTCAGCAAGGTCTTGGCCGCGATCCTCATGGCGGCGAAGTCTTCTGCTTCCGGGGTCGCAAGGGTGACCTGATCAAGGTCCTCTGGCATGACGGCGTCGGCATGTCGCTTTACCTGAAGCGGCTGGAAGCTGGAAAGTTCATCTGGCCGGTCAGCCAGAATGGCTCCGCCGTGCCTGTATCGTCGGCGCAGCTCGGCTATCTCCTGGAAGGGATCGACTGGCGCAACCCGCGCTGGACGCAGCGGCCTTCGAAGGCAGGCTGGCCGCCTGCATTCCTCTGTTTTTGTTGGGCTTTCGGCATGCGGCATGGTAGCTTTCGGCCATGGATGATGCTGCTTCGGAGATAG
- the tnpA gene encoding IS66-like element accessory protein TnpA produces the protein MLCATIISPIEVLSVDDLDRRRDWSDEEKVRIVEESLQGFRQGSVTARRYGLSRSLLTRWRWEYRSGLLSSSATTGFVPLTISPSAAASCEVASRLRFEDDMTIEIGLPNGRRLTIPASLDPTILARLLPVVDGS, from the coding sequence ATGTTATGCGCTACAATCATTTCCCCCATTGAGGTCTTGTCCGTCGACGATCTTGATCGCCGACGGGATTGGTCGGACGAAGAGAAGGTTCGGATCGTCGAGGAAAGTCTACAAGGCTTTCGGCAAGGCTCGGTGACGGCGCGGCGATATGGATTGTCACGGTCATTGTTGACCCGTTGGCGTTGGGAATACCGTAGTGGTCTTCTGAGCAGTTCCGCTACAACGGGCTTCGTGCCACTTACGATTTCGCCATCGGCGGCGGCATCTTGCGAGGTAGCCTCACGGCTGCGATTTGAAGACGACATGACGATCGAGATCGGCCTGCCGAATGGCCGACGGCTGACGATCCCAGCCTCGCTTGATCCGACCATTCTTGCCCGCCTGTTGCCCGTCGTGGATGGGTCATGA
- a CDS encoding helix-turn-helix transcriptional regulator, protein MTEDLASYRSSRGLVSTADPEVDKAIYRKPGFGGEITSLGHMEELISAFLKKTREAQGLSRADVAPMLGLSIPVYGRYERAFSKMTVTRMIHLCEILGFMPIDMIFEAAPHLWGRTSEEAEDCLTLARILRRLPNGTTRDLIRLLQRMTPDDDESDRGISDVAEPVK, encoded by the coding sequence GTGACGGAAGATCTAGCAAGCTACAGAAGTTCGAGAGGCCTCGTCAGCACCGCCGATCCGGAGGTTGACAAGGCGATCTATCGAAAGCCAGGTTTCGGCGGCGAAATTACATCGTTGGGTCACATGGAGGAATTGATCAGCGCGTTCCTGAAAAAGACACGCGAAGCGCAGGGCCTGTCCCGCGCAGACGTTGCTCCAATGCTTGGTCTGTCCATCCCTGTATACGGACGCTACGAGCGGGCATTTTCCAAAATGACTGTTACTCGGATGATCCATCTGTGTGAGATTCTTGGCTTCATGCCTATCGATATGATCTTTGAAGCTGCGCCACATCTTTGGGGCCGCACATCGGAGGAGGCCGAGGATTGTCTCACACTGGCGAGGATTCTTAGGAGACTTCCGAACGGCACGACGCGCGATCTTATTCGGCTCCTGCAGCGAATGACCCCCGATGACGACGAGAGCGACAGAGGTATCAGTGATGTAGCGGAGCCCGTGAAGTGA
- a CDS encoding transposase — translation MTRVILDENGKDAWAAVAKHVEPKALLIADEHKAQPGL, via the coding sequence GTGACGCGGGTGATCCTGGACGAGAACGGCAAGGATGCATGGGCGGCCGTCGCCAAGCATGTCGAGCCGAAGGCGCTCCTGATCGCTGACGAACACAAGGCGCAACCAGGGCTTTGA
- a CDS encoding polyprenyl synthetase family protein: MISNHQADVVGDSDKLIEQALRAAMDTALSPAAPAHLRGALDAAVFPGGSRMRPKLCLKVSYVCGEKDPELATRAAAAIELLHCASLVHDDLPCFDNAALRRGRPTVHRLFGEPIAVLTGDALIVMAFKYLSLQAALTPELGARMIEVVAEAVGPSHGLIAGQSMEAMTHVPIDRYHHYKTGSLFVAAATCGALASGADPAPWSKVGELLGHAYQIADDIADTVGRAEVLGKLPAVDTQLNRPSIVRGQGLDSAAARFYAYLEQIGDAIPASPQKRSFVDWLNHALCKGVAGPGKAGLIQQTALDCAPL, from the coding sequence ATGATTTCGAATCACCAAGCCGACGTGGTTGGCGATAGCGACAAGCTCATCGAGCAAGCACTGCGAGCTGCCATGGATACTGCTCTAAGTCCGGCTGCGCCGGCTCACCTGCGTGGAGCGCTGGACGCGGCAGTGTTTCCAGGGGGCTCCCGGATGCGCCCCAAGCTCTGCTTGAAAGTCTCCTATGTGTGCGGCGAAAAAGATCCTGAGCTGGCGACAAGAGCCGCGGCAGCAATTGAATTGCTGCACTGTGCCTCGTTGGTGCATGACGACTTGCCTTGCTTCGATAACGCGGCGCTACGCCGCGGCAGACCAACGGTGCACCGGCTTTTCGGAGAGCCTATCGCCGTTTTGACCGGCGATGCCTTGATTGTGATGGCTTTCAAATACCTCAGCTTGCAGGCTGCGCTAACACCTGAGTTGGGCGCGCGCATGATCGAGGTGGTTGCGGAGGCGGTCGGCCCCAGTCACGGACTGATCGCCGGACAGTCGATGGAGGCAATGACGCACGTCCCAATCGACCGCTATCACCATTACAAGACCGGCTCCCTCTTTGTCGCGGCGGCCACTTGCGGTGCCCTGGCAAGTGGTGCAGATCCGGCCCCATGGTCTAAGGTGGGGGAATTGCTCGGGCACGCGTATCAGATCGCCGACGACATCGCAGATACAGTCGGCCGCGCAGAAGTGCTTGGCAAATTGCCTGCCGTGGACACGCAGCTGAATCGACCCAGTATCGTTCGCGGCCAAGGATTGGACAGCGCAGCCGCCAGATTTTATGCGTATCTCGAACAGATAGGTGACGCCATTCCTGCCAGCCCTCAAAAACGGTCCTTCGTTGACTGGCTTAATCATGCACTTTGCAAAGGCGTGGCTGGACCGGGAAAAGCCGGTCTGATTCAACAAACGGCGCTGGATTGCGCGCCTTTGTAA
- the fni gene encoding type 2 isopentenyl-diphosphate Delta-isomerase has product MRRRERAGGGGVRAAPSVRSDATPTPNTADRASGCDDALTRRKDDHLDLVLDRRTAPATVAAGWEQIRFEHCALPELDLTQIELRTSLLGKPMRAPLLISSMTGGMPRAEAINRHLSEAAQALGIAMCVGSQRVSLQSRNSQGLTRALRRLAPDIPLLANIGAAQLREADGLDLARRAVDALEADGLIVHLNPLQEVLQPDGDRDWHGVLAQVARAARSVGVPIVAKEVGWGLSASVACALVEAGVEVIDVAGAGGTSWAAVEGERARDAAGRAVAMAFADWGIPTPASLQAVRRALPTVKLIASGGIRDGVDVAKAIRLGADIAGQAAGVLPAATVSTEAVVAHFEVVIRQLAVACFCTGSPDLATLRQARLLPSAHLLPSAHPPVG; this is encoded by the coding sequence GTGCGCCGGCGTGAACGCGCGGGAGGCGGCGGCGTGCGCGCGGCGCCCTCGGTCCGATCCGACGCAACGCCAACGCCCAATACGGCGGATCGAGCGAGCGGGTGCGACGACGCCCTGACCCGGCGCAAGGACGACCATCTGGACCTCGTGCTGGATCGGCGAACGGCGCCAGCCACGGTCGCTGCCGGCTGGGAGCAAATCCGGTTCGAACACTGCGCACTGCCCGAGCTGGACCTGACGCAGATCGAACTGCGCACATCGCTGTTAGGCAAGCCCATGCGTGCGCCGCTGCTGATCAGTTCCATGACCGGCGGAATGCCACGCGCAGAGGCCATCAATCGGCACCTGAGCGAGGCGGCGCAAGCCTTGGGGATCGCCATGTGCGTCGGTTCGCAGCGCGTGAGCCTGCAATCGCGCAATTCCCAGGGGCTGACGCGCGCCCTACGCCGCCTGGCGCCTGACATTCCCTTGCTGGCCAATATCGGCGCTGCGCAACTGCGCGAGGCCGACGGCCTTGATCTGGCGCGCCGGGCTGTCGATGCGCTGGAGGCTGATGGGCTGATCGTCCATCTCAATCCGCTGCAGGAAGTGCTACAGCCGGATGGCGACCGCGACTGGCACGGCGTACTGGCGCAGGTGGCTCGCGCCGCGCGTAGCGTGGGCGTGCCGATCGTGGCCAAAGAAGTCGGGTGGGGCCTGTCCGCCTCGGTGGCCTGCGCGCTCGTCGAGGCGGGTGTTGAGGTGATTGATGTCGCCGGAGCCGGCGGCACCAGTTGGGCCGCGGTGGAGGGCGAGCGCGCCCGCGATGCCGCCGGCCGTGCAGTGGCGATGGCGTTTGCCGATTGGGGGATCCCGACACCGGCCAGCTTGCAGGCGGTCCGTCGGGCACTGCCAACGGTGAAGCTTATCGCGTCCGGCGGGATCCGCGACGGCGTCGACGTGGCCAAGGCCATTCGCCTCGGAGCGGACATTGCCGGGCAGGCAGCCGGCGTGCTGCCGGCGGCTACGGTATCGACCGAAGCGGTCGTTGCGCATTTCGAGGTCGTCATCCGCCAGTTGGCCGTCGCCTGCTTTTGCACCGGCTCACCTGATCTGGCGACGTTGCGCCAGGCGCGCTTGTTGCCCTCCGCGCACTTGTTGCCCTCCGCGCATCCGCCAGTCGGATGA